A stretch of Halostagnicola kamekurae DNA encodes these proteins:
- a CDS encoding DUF5820 family protein: MVDLAAIPDSWTVWNESEDGRVVLAYRPDVFNGDAFPAACLPTLYLTHGKRTRRPGSNPGTADDDWHVTLYLEPEVHLRETNRFPTRSTALERLVELAVQFDRGEIDYRDLYQVPREAYFERLDELTGSDELEE; encoded by the coding sequence ATGGTAGATCTGGCGGCCATCCCCGATAGCTGGACCGTCTGGAACGAGAGCGAGGACGGTCGGGTCGTCCTCGCGTACCGACCGGACGTCTTCAACGGCGACGCCTTTCCGGCAGCGTGTCTGCCGACGCTCTATCTCACCCACGGCAAGCGGACTCGGCGGCCGGGATCGAATCCGGGGACCGCGGACGACGACTGGCACGTCACGCTGTATCTCGAGCCCGAGGTCCACCTGCGCGAGACCAATCGGTTCCCGACGCGCTCGACCGCGCTCGAGCGTCTCGTCGAACTCGCCGTGCAGTTCGATCGCGGGGAGATCGACTACCGCGACCTCTATCAGGTCCCGCGGGAGGCGTACTTCGAGCGACTCGACGAGCTCACCGGATCGGACGAACTCGAGGAGTGA
- a CDS encoding PrkA family serine protein kinase: MRGNDYVNEADRALEETYEEPMTLGAYVDRIFENPTIASHASKYLLEAIEAAGTRTVVEEGEEKQRYRFFDDPHNDGEHAILGNTEVLNGFVDDLRSIAAGRAKDEKIVWFEGPTATGKSELKRCLVNGLREYSKTPAGRRYTVEWNVTTAADSRGLSYGGDPTAGDDENWYESPVQAHPLSVFPEEVREELLAELNDRLEDHVPIHVDSRLDPFSREAYEFLEERYRRQGEESLFSAITDENHLRVKNYVVDVGQGVGVLHSEDEGPPKERLVGSWMHGMLQELDSRGRKNPQAFSYDGVISQGNGVLTVVEDAAQHADLLQKLLNVPDEQSVKLDKGIGMDIDTQMVIISNPDLEAQLNQHADRNGMDPLKALKRRLDKHQFGYLTNLSLETELIRRELTNETSIWEAAEYEELESRIREPVSVTVRDGEGETTAREFAPHAIEAAALYAVVTRLDEENLPAGLDLVEKALLFDRGYLQEGDTRRTKEDFEFDGDGHDGEHGVPVTYTRDRLAELLQADRDRHHPELSVEDVVMPRDVLNAMADGLADAPVFSTGERSEFENRIVPVKNYIYDQQESDVVEAIMHDKRVDEETVAEYVEHVYAWETDQPLYNDRGEAVEPDALKMKLFEVEHLGQFSEEAYQGNQPRESVVQFRREKVITALNRHAWDHRDEDFAVEDVDLTAIPVINSVLESHDWDDVERTFEDFDPRQWDDPPKGTETEAVKDRTIEAMVDRFGYSEASAELTSRHIMGQVSYRWN; this comes from the coding sequence ATGAGAGGAAACGACTACGTGAACGAGGCCGATCGCGCTCTCGAGGAGACCTACGAAGAGCCGATGACCCTCGGAGCGTACGTCGACCGGATCTTCGAGAACCCGACGATCGCATCCCACGCCTCGAAGTACCTGCTCGAGGCCATCGAAGCCGCAGGCACGCGGACCGTCGTCGAGGAGGGCGAGGAGAAACAGCGCTACCGCTTCTTCGACGACCCGCACAACGACGGCGAGCACGCGATCCTGGGCAACACCGAGGTGCTCAACGGCTTCGTCGACGACCTGCGCTCGATCGCCGCGGGCAGGGCCAAAGACGAGAAGATCGTCTGGTTCGAGGGGCCGACCGCGACCGGCAAGTCCGAACTCAAGCGCTGTCTGGTCAACGGGCTTCGCGAGTACTCGAAGACGCCCGCGGGCCGACGCTACACCGTCGAGTGGAACGTGACGACCGCCGCCGACTCGAGGGGCCTGAGCTACGGCGGCGATCCGACCGCGGGAGACGACGAGAACTGGTACGAGAGCCCGGTGCAAGCCCACCCGCTGTCGGTCTTCCCCGAGGAGGTCCGCGAGGAGCTGCTGGCGGAGCTGAACGACCGGCTCGAGGACCACGTTCCGATCCACGTCGACTCGCGGCTCGATCCGTTCTCGCGGGAGGCCTACGAGTTCTTGGAGGAGCGCTACCGCCGGCAGGGCGAGGAGTCGCTGTTCTCGGCGATCACCGACGAGAACCACCTGCGAGTGAAAAACTACGTCGTCGACGTCGGTCAGGGCGTCGGCGTCCTTCACTCCGAGGACGAGGGACCGCCCAAGGAGCGACTTGTCGGCTCGTGGATGCACGGCATGTTACAGGAACTCGACTCCCGCGGGCGAAAGAACCCGCAGGCCTTCAGCTACGACGGGGTCATCTCGCAGGGCAATGGCGTCCTCACCGTCGTCGAGGACGCCGCCCAGCACGCGGACCTGCTCCAGAAGCTGTTGAACGTGCCCGACGAGCAGTCCGTGAAGTTGGACAAGGGGATCGGGATGGACATCGACACGCAGATGGTGATCATCTCGAACCCGGATCTCGAGGCGCAGCTCAACCAGCACGCCGATCGGAACGGGATGGATCCGCTGAAGGCGCTCAAACGCCGCCTCGATAAACACCAGTTCGGCTACCTGACGAACCTGAGCCTCGAGACCGAGCTGATCCGCCGGGAGCTGACCAACGAAACGTCGATCTGGGAGGCGGCGGAGTACGAGGAGCTCGAGTCGCGGATCCGCGAGCCGGTGTCGGTCACGGTCAGAGACGGCGAGGGCGAGACGACCGCGAGGGAGTTCGCGCCCCACGCCATCGAGGCCGCGGCGCTGTACGCCGTGGTCACGCGACTCGACGAGGAGAACCTGCCCGCAGGCCTGGACCTCGTCGAGAAGGCGCTGCTTTTCGACCGCGGCTACTTACAGGAAGGCGACACCCGCCGGACCAAAGAGGACTTCGAGTTCGACGGCGACGGCCACGACGGCGAACACGGCGTTCCGGTGACCTACACGCGCGACCGACTCGCGGAACTGCTTCAGGCCGACCGGGATCGCCATCACCCGGAACTCTCCGTCGAGGACGTGGTCATGCCGCGAGACGTGCTGAACGCGATGGCGGACGGACTCGCGGACGCGCCGGTCTTCTCGACCGGCGAGCGCTCCGAGTTCGAGAACCGGATCGTCCCGGTCAAGAACTACATCTACGACCAACAGGAGTCGGATGTCGTCGAGGCAATCATGCACGACAAGCGGGTCGACGAGGAGACCGTCGCCGAGTACGTCGAGCACGTCTACGCCTGGGAGACCGACCAGCCGCTCTACAACGACCGCGGCGAGGCGGTCGAACCAGACGCGCTGAAGATGAAACTCTTCGAGGTCGAGCACCTCGGGCAGTTCTCCGAGGAGGCCTACCAGGGCAACCAGCCTCGAGAGAGCGTCGTCCAGTTCCGCCGCGAGAAGGTCATCACGGCGCTGAACCGTCACGCCTGGGACCACCGCGACGAGGACTTCGCCGTCGAGGACGTGGATCTCACGGCGATCCCGGTCATCAACTCGGTCCTCGAGAGCCACGACTGGGACGACGTCGAGCGGACCTTCGAGGACTTCGACCCGCGCCAGTGGGACGACCCGCCGAAGGGCACCGAGACCGAGGCGGTCAAAGACCGCACGATCGAGGCGATGGTCGATCGCTTCGGGTACAGCGAGGCCTCCGCGGAACTGACCAGCAGACACATCATGGGACAGGTGAGCTACCGATGGAACTGA
- a CDS encoding winged helix-turn-helix transcriptional regulator — MSPAQTQQSVEEVNADACPVIQSLEQIGSQWRLAVLHDLLEGERRFNELKRSTGANARTLSRVLDDLGENGFVDRRIEEDAPIATYYSLTEKGESLEPVFEEIDCWASSWLEQGDDITAD, encoded by the coding sequence ATGTCACCAGCGCAAACGCAGCAGTCGGTCGAGGAGGTAAACGCCGACGCGTGTCCGGTCATCCAGTCGCTCGAGCAGATCGGCTCCCAGTGGCGACTCGCCGTCTTGCACGACTTACTCGAGGGAGAACGCCGGTTCAACGAACTCAAGCGCTCGACGGGCGCGAACGCTCGAACTCTCTCGCGGGTCCTCGACGACCTCGGCGAGAACGGGTTCGTCGACCGACGCATCGAGGAGGACGCGCCGATCGCGACCTACTACAGCCTCACCGAGAAGGGCGAATCGCTCGAGCCGGTCTTCGAGGAGATCGACTGCTGGGCGAGTTCGTGGCTCGAGCAGGGCGACGACATCACGGCGGACTAA
- a CDS encoding YeaH/YhbH family protein, whose translation MGLRDDLERFREVGEKRREDLADFIQYGDLGQSRPGSVSVPVKIVSLPEFAYDQRDQGGVGQGDGDTPDVGQPIGQPQPQPGDDDGEEGDEPGEEGGEHEYYEMDPEEFAQELDEELGLDLEPKGKQVVEEKEGPFTDMTRSGPDSTLDFERMFKEGLKRKLAMDFDEDFLRELCKVEGISPRDVFEWARGENLPVSMAWVEEAHADVAGERGKWDSIEAVEANVSRETIQQQIRREGIKHVPFRREDERYRYPEIIEEKEKNVVVVNIRDVSGSMREKKRELVERTFTPLDWYLQGKYDNAEFVYIAHDAEAWEVDREEFFGIRSGGGTKISSAYDLAAELLEEYPWSDWNRYVFAAGDSENSSNDTSERVIPRMEEIPANLHAYVETQPSGNAINATHAEELEKHFGRDAEDVAVAYVNGEDDVTDAIYEILSTESEADE comes from the coding sequence ATGGGGCTGAGAGACGACCTCGAGCGATTCCGCGAGGTGGGCGAGAAACGCCGGGAGGATCTGGCCGATTTCATCCAGTACGGCGACCTCGGCCAGAGTCGACCCGGATCGGTCAGTGTGCCGGTCAAGATCGTCTCGCTGCCGGAGTTCGCCTACGACCAGCGCGATCAGGGCGGCGTCGGACAGGGCGACGGCGACACGCCGGACGTCGGCCAGCCGATCGGCCAGCCCCAGCCACAGCCGGGAGACGACGACGGCGAGGAGGGGGACGAACCCGGCGAGGAAGGCGGCGAACACGAGTACTACGAGATGGATCCCGAGGAGTTCGCACAGGAACTCGACGAGGAACTCGGACTGGACCTAGAGCCAAAAGGCAAGCAGGTCGTCGAGGAGAAAGAGGGGCCGTTCACCGACATGACGCGCTCGGGGCCGGACAGCACGCTCGACTTCGAGCGGATGTTCAAAGAGGGGCTCAAGCGCAAGCTCGCGATGGACTTCGACGAGGACTTTCTCAGGGAACTGTGCAAGGTCGAGGGAATCTCGCCCCGCGACGTCTTCGAGTGGGCTCGCGGCGAGAATCTGCCCGTATCGATGGCCTGGGTCGAGGAGGCCCACGCCGACGTGGCGGGCGAACGCGGAAAGTGGGACTCGATCGAAGCCGTCGAAGCCAACGTCTCCCGCGAGACCATCCAACAGCAGATCCGCCGCGAGGGGATCAAGCACGTCCCCTTCCGCCGGGAGGACGAGCGCTATCGCTACCCCGAGATCATCGAGGAGAAAGAAAAGAACGTGGTCGTAGTCAACATCCGCGACGTATCGGGGTCGATGCGCGAGAAGAAACGCGAACTGGTCGAGCGGACGTTCACGCCGCTCGACTGGTACCTGCAGGGCAAGTACGACAACGCCGAGTTCGTCTACATCGCCCACGACGCGGAGGCATGGGAGGTCGACCGCGAGGAGTTCTTCGGCATCCGCAGCGGCGGCGGGACGAAGATCTCGAGCGCCTACGACCTCGCGGCCGAACTGTTAGAGGAGTACCCCTGGAGCGACTGGAACCGCTACGTCTTCGCCGCGGGCGACTCCGAGAACTCCTCGAACGACACGAGCGAGCGAGTGATCCCGAGGATGGAGGAGATACCCGCCAACCTCCACGCCTACGTCGAAACCCAGCCGAGCGGTAACGCGATCAATGCCACTCACGCCGAGGAGTTGGAGAAACACTTCGGTCGCGACGCCGAGGACGTCGCGGTGGCGTACGTCAACGGCGAGGACGACGTGACCGACGCCATCTACGAGATCCTCTCGACTGAGAGCGAGGCGGACGAGTGA
- a CDS encoding SpoVR family protein: MSKTNSNADRFRKQAIAGELEEPVTEARNLAEKLGLEPYPVKYWIIDYDEMNELIAYGGFQSRYPHWRWGMQYDKQQKQGQYGGGKAFEIVNNDNPAHAFLQESNTIADQKAVITHVEAHSDFFANNEWFGLFTRGQADDGAVNAAAMLERHAQSIDDYMSDPEIDRADVEKWIDHCLTLEDNIDQHQIYTRRLDVDGDVTDELDEDLAEKLDALELSEEVKGEVFDEEWLEAVERDDASIEFPAQPQKDVLAFVREHGKQFDEEAGRAVEMEPWQRDILDMMRAESYYFAAQKMTKVMNEGWAAYHESRMMSDEGFAGDDEFVNYADHMARVLASPGLNPYSLGMELWEYVENKTNRREVLERLLRVEGVSWRNLTDVVDFEAVRETLEPPEALVRITPETLEDVADLPSAYVDDEALEAARAGEIDVERYPWKVLTYEGLARRHYSLVKRQHRGFLTRVSQNDLERIGRYLFDDARYGSVEEALADVEFTAGWDRMFDIRESHNDVTFLDEFLTQEFITENDYFTYEHSRATGQFHVSSDEAEDVKKKLLLQFTNFGKPTIAVYDGNYNNANELLLGHQYNGVMLDLAQARETLKRVFELWGRPVNLLTIVKEVDEHDVEVAKRRNREPEADERGKCLRYDGTEVTVEDVPWEEVEHLAASDVDYDTKPDDWLA; this comes from the coding sequence ATGAGCAAGACCAATTCCAACGCCGACCGGTTCCGAAAGCAGGCGATCGCCGGAGAGCTCGAGGAGCCGGTCACGGAGGCGCGAAACCTGGCCGAAAAACTCGGCCTCGAGCCGTACCCGGTCAAGTACTGGATCATCGACTACGACGAGATGAACGAACTCATCGCCTACGGCGGGTTCCAGTCGCGATACCCACACTGGCGGTGGGGCATGCAGTACGACAAGCAACAGAAACAGGGCCAGTACGGCGGCGGGAAGGCCTTCGAGATCGTCAACAACGACAACCCGGCACACGCCTTCCTGCAGGAGTCGAACACGATCGCCGACCAGAAGGCGGTCATCACCCACGTCGAGGCCCACTCCGACTTCTTCGCGAACAACGAGTGGTTCGGCCTGTTCACCCGCGGGCAGGCCGACGACGGCGCGGTCAACGCCGCGGCGATGTTAGAGCGCCACGCCCAGTCCATCGACGACTACATGTCCGACCCGGAGATCGATCGGGCGGACGTCGAGAAGTGGATCGACCACTGTCTGACGCTGGAAGACAACATCGACCAGCACCAGATCTACACGCGACGCCTCGACGTCGACGGCGACGTGACCGACGAGTTAGACGAGGATCTGGCGGAGAAACTCGACGCCCTCGAGCTCTCCGAGGAGGTCAAAGGCGAAGTGTTCGACGAGGAGTGGCTCGAGGCCGTAGAGCGCGACGACGCCTCGATAGAGTTCCCCGCCCAGCCCCAGAAGGACGTCCTCGCGTTCGTTCGCGAGCACGGCAAGCAGTTCGACGAGGAGGCGGGACGCGCCGTCGAGATGGAACCGTGGCAGCGGGACATCCTCGACATGATGCGCGCCGAATCGTACTACTTCGCCGCCCAGAAGATGACGAAGGTGATGAACGAGGGGTGGGCCGCCTACCACGAGTCGCGGATGATGAGCGACGAGGGCTTCGCCGGGGACGACGAGTTCGTCAACTACGCCGATCACATGGCGCGGGTGCTGGCCTCGCCCGGCCTCAACCCCTACAGCCTCGGCATGGAGCTGTGGGAGTACGTCGAGAACAAGACGAACCGCCGGGAGGTCCTCGAACGCCTGCTTCGCGTCGAGGGCGTTTCGTGGCGCAACCTCACCGACGTGGTCGACTTCGAGGCGGTGCGCGAGACGCTCGAGCCGCCCGAGGCGCTCGTTCGGATCACCCCCGAGACGCTCGAGGACGTGGCCGATCTGCCGTCCGCGTACGTCGACGACGAGGCCCTCGAGGCGGCTCGGGCGGGCGAGATCGACGTCGAGCGGTATCCGTGGAAGGTGCTCACCTACGAGGGACTGGCGCGGCGACACTACTCGCTGGTCAAGCGCCAGCACCGCGGATTCCTGACGCGGGTCAGCCAGAACGACCTCGAGCGGATCGGTCGCTACCTGTTCGACGACGCCCGGTACGGAAGCGTCGAGGAGGCGCTGGCAGACGTCGAGTTCACCGCCGGTTGGGACCGGATGTTCGACATTCGCGAGAGTCACAACGACGTGACCTTCCTCGACGAGTTCCTGACCCAGGAGTTCATCACGGAAAACGACTACTTCACGTACGAACACTCCCGGGCCACGGGTCAGTTCCACGTCTCGAGCGACGAAGCCGAGGACGTCAAGAAGAAACTGCTCCTGCAGTTTACCAACTTCGGGAAACCGACGATCGCGGTCTACGACGGCAACTACAACAACGCCAACGAACTCCTGCTGGGCCACCAGTACAACGGCGTCATGCTGGACCTGGCGCAGGCTCGAGAGACGCTCAAACGCGTCTTCGAACTCTGGGGTCGGCCGGTGAACCTCCTGACGATCGTCAAGGAAGTGGACGAACACGATGTCGAAGTGGCAAAGCGCCGGAACCGAGAGCCCGAGGCCGACGAGCGCGGCAAGTGCCTCCGCTACGACGGCACGGAGGTGACCGTCGAAGACGTGCCCTGGGAGGAGGTCGAACACCTCGCCGCCTCGGACGTCGATTACGACACGAAGCCCGACGACTGGCTCGCGTGA
- a CDS encoding flavin reductase family protein: MSDEPPESESVEIDVSEVEGSIYRILSSVVIPRPIAWISTTDGDGVDNLAPYSFSTVASVDPPIVLFAPVDDEKDSPTNASETGEFVFNLVTEDVVERMNETAATLPADESEFDRVGLDRAESTTVEPPRVAAAKAAFECTLHETIDVGGSVLVLGEVEHVHLDPDLLGEDGKIDVANVDAVGRLAGSMYATTQDRFGLERPP, from the coding sequence ATGTCCGACGAACCGCCCGAATCCGAGTCCGTCGAGATCGACGTCAGCGAGGTCGAGGGATCGATCTACCGGATCCTCTCGAGCGTCGTGATTCCCCGTCCTATCGCGTGGATCTCGACGACAGACGGCGACGGCGTCGACAACCTCGCCCCCTACAGCTTCTCGACCGTCGCCTCCGTCGACCCGCCGATCGTCCTGTTCGCACCGGTCGACGATGAGAAGGACTCGCCGACGAACGCGAGCGAGACCGGCGAGTTCGTCTTCAACCTCGTCACCGAGGACGTCGTCGAGCGGATGAACGAGACGGCCGCGACGCTCCCCGCCGACGAGAGCGAGTTCGACCGCGTCGGTCTGGATCGCGCGGAATCGACGACCGTCGAGCCGCCGCGGGTCGCCGCGGCGAAGGCCGCCTTCGAGTGTACGCTCCACGAGACCATCGACGTCGGCGGGTCGGTGCTCGTGCTCGGAGAAGTCGAGCACGTCCACCTCGATCCGGACCTGCTCGGCGAGGACGGAAAGATCGACGTCGCGAACGTCGACGCGGTCGGCCGTCTCGCCGGGAGCATGTACGCGACGACCCAGGATCGGTTCGGACTCGAGCGCCCGCCCTGA
- a CDS encoding PrkA family serine protein kinase: MTGDTETLETLSTDYKESMPEDLRETKSFDWYLEEAYRDPKITRNAHQRVADMFDYYGTTYDETEGVVEYHLASEDPLGDGENTFYGKVIHQSIHEFVNKVKSGARRLGPERRIKLLLGPVGSGKSHFDKQVRAYFEDYTLQEEGRMYTFRWTNLCDVIKDQDPTDDVVRSPMNQDPLVLLPLEQRLSVIEDLNERLDAPYTIQNEQSLDPESEFYMDKLLAYYEDDLQAVLENHVEIVRLIADENKRQSLETFEPKDKKNQDETELTGDVNYSKIAVYGESDPRAFDYSGAFCNANRGIFSGEELLKLQREFLYDFLHATQEMTIKPKNNPRIDIDQVIVGRTNMPEYKDKKGDEKMEAFNDRTKRIDFPYVLSYEQESHIYDKMLNNADVPDINVEPHTLEMAGLFGVLTRIEEPDTETVDLLSKAKAYNGEIDESDDIDVKKLREEAAAKAEVGEGMVGISPRFIGDEIAEAIMDSKHRSRGFLSPLTVFNFFEENLEHHGSIPEENFEKYYRYLETVREEYRERAIEDVRHALAYDIDEIQRQGEKYMDHVMAYIDDDTIEDSLTGREQEPDETFLRSVEEKLDVPEDRKNDFRQEVSNWVSRRAREGEAFNPQDNERLRRALERKLWEDKKHNINFSALVSASDVDDDERSSWIDALIEQGYSEGGAKEVLEFAGAEVAKAEIED; this comes from the coding sequence ATGACTGGTGACACCGAGACACTCGAGACGCTCAGTACCGATTACAAGGAGTCGATGCCCGAAGACCTCCGCGAGACCAAGTCGTTCGACTGGTATCTCGAAGAGGCCTACCGGGACCCGAAGATCACCCGCAACGCCCACCAGCGGGTCGCGGACATGTTCGACTACTACGGAACGACCTACGACGAGACCGAGGGGGTCGTCGAGTACCACCTCGCCAGCGAGGACCCGCTCGGCGACGGCGAGAACACCTTCTACGGGAAGGTGATCCACCAATCGATCCACGAGTTCGTCAACAAGGTCAAATCCGGCGCTCGTCGACTCGGCCCCGAACGCAGGATCAAACTCCTGCTCGGTCCCGTCGGCTCCGGGAAGTCTCACTTCGACAAACAGGTCAGGGCGTACTTCGAGGACTACACCCTCCAGGAAGAGGGGCGAATGTACACCTTCCGGTGGACGAACCTCTGTGACGTCATCAAGGATCAGGACCCGACCGACGACGTGGTCCGTTCGCCGATGAACCAGGATCCGCTCGTCTTGTTGCCCCTCGAACAGCGGCTCTCGGTGATCGAGGATCTGAACGAGCGACTCGACGCGCCGTACACGATTCAAAACGAGCAGAGCCTGGATCCGGAAAGCGAGTTCTACATGGACAAGCTGCTCGCGTACTACGAGGACGACTTGCAGGCCGTCCTCGAGAACCACGTCGAGATCGTTCGGCTGATCGCAGACGAGAACAAGCGCCAGAGCCTCGAGACGTTCGAACCCAAGGACAAGAAAAACCAGGACGAAACCGAACTGACGGGCGACGTCAACTACTCGAAGATCGCCGTCTACGGCGAGAGCGACCCGCGCGCGTTCGATTACTCGGGCGCGTTCTGTAACGCGAACAGGGGAATATTCAGCGGGGAAGAGCTCCTGAAGCTCCAGCGGGAGTTCCTCTATGACTTCCTGCACGCGACCCAGGAGATGACGATCAAACCGAAGAACAACCCGCGGATCGACATCGACCAGGTCATCGTCGGGCGGACGAACATGCCCGAGTACAAGGACAAGAAAGGCGACGAGAAGATGGAGGCGTTCAACGACCGCACCAAGCGGATCGACTTCCCCTACGTCCTCTCCTACGAGCAGGAGTCACACATCTACGACAAGATGTTGAACAACGCCGACGTGCCCGACATCAACGTCGAGCCCCACACCCTCGAGATGGCGGGGCTGTTCGGCGTCCTCACGCGGATCGAAGAGCCCGACACCGAGACGGTCGACCTGCTCTCGAAGGCCAAAGCCTACAACGGCGAGATCGACGAGAGCGACGACATCGACGTGAAAAAGCTCCGCGAGGAGGCCGCAGCAAAGGCCGAGGTCGGCGAGGGGATGGTCGGCATCTCGCCGCGCTTTATCGGCGACGAGATCGCCGAGGCGATCATGGACTCGAAACACCGTTCTCGAGGCTTCCTCTCGCCGCTTACGGTCTTTAACTTCTTCGAGGAGAATCTCGAGCACCACGGCTCGATCCCCGAGGAGAACTTCGAGAAGTACTACCGCTACCTCGAGACGGTTCGCGAGGAGTACCGCGAGCGGGCCATCGAGGACGTGCGCCACGCGCTGGCCTACGACATCGACGAGATCCAGCGCCAGGGCGAGAAGTACATGGACCACGTGATGGCCTACATCGATGACGACACGATCGAGGATTCGCTGACCGGCCGCGAGCAGGAACCCGACGAGACGTTCCTGCGCTCGGTCGAGGAGAAACTCGACGTGCCCGAAGACCGCAAGAACGACTTCCGACAGGAGGTGAGCAACTGGGTCTCGAGGCGCGCGCGAGAGGGAGAGGCGTTCAACCCGCAGGACAACGAGCGCCTGCGTCGGGCCCTCGAGCGCAAACTCTGGGAGGACAAGAAACACAACATCAACTTCTCCGCGCTGGTCAGCGCCAGCGACGTCGACGACGACGAGCGCTCCTCGTGGATCGACGCCCTGATCGAACAAGGCTACTCCGAAGGCGGCGCGAAGGAGGTGCTCGAGTTCGCCGGCGCGGAGGTGGCGAAAGCCGAAATCGAGGACTGA
- a CDS encoding SPW repeat domain-containing protein, with the protein MSTTPTDSDSTRGDEHGQNTLNTDMMQWVSALAALVGLYLVASPFLFEATNAAVWNDTLVGTAIFLLAGYNFVRMSRDRLASVGVASLTVLLGLWALVSPALVEMGSGQLATGTALSGLVVAILAGYTAYANNSADMPERARTRA; encoded by the coding sequence ATGAGCACTACACCAACGGACAGCGACTCGACTCGAGGCGATGAGCACGGACAGAACACACTCAATACGGATATGATGCAGTGGGTGAGCGCACTCGCCGCACTCGTCGGACTCTATCTCGTCGCGTCGCCGTTTCTCTTCGAGGCGACGAACGCGGCGGTCTGGAACGACACCCTCGTCGGCACGGCCATCTTCCTGCTCGCGGGGTACAACTTCGTCCGCATGTCTCGCGATCGGCTGGCCAGCGTCGGTGTCGCGTCGCTGACGGTCCTCCTCGGGCTGTGGGCGCTCGTCTCGCCGGCGCTCGTCGAGATGGGAAGCGGCCAACTCGCGACCGGGACGGCTCTCTCCGGGCTCGTCGTCGCGATCCTCGCGGGGTATACCGCGTACGCGAACAACAGCGCCGATATGCCCGAGCGGGCGAGAACGAGAGCGTGA
- a CDS encoding UPF0179 family protein, which produces MSTVTLLGTRLAEPGTEFVYHGEADACEGCPYRSQCLNLSEETKYRVTSIRENAQTLECGVHDGGVRAVEVEPVSVTANVRKKGAYAGSTNSLPGSCPYVECPSHEYCEPDGVDLDGEYRIREIVGDPPHDVCHLNRSLQQVELEVED; this is translated from the coding sequence ATGTCGACCGTCACCCTCCTCGGGACCCGGCTCGCCGAACCGGGAACCGAATTCGTCTACCACGGCGAGGCCGACGCCTGCGAGGGCTGCCCGTACCGGAGCCAGTGTCTCAATCTCTCCGAGGAAACCAAATACCGCGTCACGTCGATCCGCGAAAACGCCCAGACCCTCGAGTGTGGCGTCCACGACGGCGGCGTCCGAGCCGTCGAGGTCGAACCGGTCTCCGTCACGGCGAACGTCAGGAAGAAAGGCGCGTACGCGGGTAGCACGAACAGCCTCCCGGGATCGTGCCCGTACGTCGAGTGTCCGAGCCACGAGTACTGCGAACCCGACGGCGTCGACCTCGACGGGGAGTATCGCATTCGCGAAATCGTCGGCGACCCGCCACACGACGTCTGTCACCTGAACCGATCGTTACAGCAAGTCGAACTCGAGGTCGAGGACTAG
- a CDS encoding VOC family protein, with protein MTETPPTTGLHHVTNICTDMDETKAFYEDVLGFHTVKMTENYDDPGTLHYYFSSTPEGEPGTNVTYFEYPNSRGQPGPGASHHFAMGVEDEETLLEWREHLKDHGVRVSQVRDRTYFKSIYFSDPDGLVFELATGGPGFAVDEDEPGTEFVDPQEH; from the coding sequence ATGACCGAAACACCGCCAACGACCGGGTTGCACCACGTGACGAACATCTGCACAGACATGGACGAAACGAAGGCGTTCTACGAGGACGTTCTCGGCTTTCACACGGTCAAGATGACCGAGAACTACGACGATCCGGGAACGCTTCACTACTACTTCTCGTCGACGCCCGAAGGAGAACCGGGGACGAACGTGACCTACTTCGAGTACCCGAACTCGAGGGGACAACCGGGCCCCGGCGCGAGCCACCACTTCGCGATGGGCGTCGAGGACGAGGAGACGCTCCTCGAGTGGCGCGAGCACCTGAAAGACCACGGCGTGCGCGTCTCGCAGGTTCGGGATCGAACGTACTTCAAGAGTATCTACTTCAGCGATCCGGACGGACTCGTGTTCGAACTCGCGACGGGCGGGCCGGGATTCGCCGTCGACGAGGACGAACCGGGAACCGAGTTCGTCGATCCACAGGAACACTAA